From a single Miscanthus floridulus cultivar M001 chromosome 8, ASM1932011v1, whole genome shotgun sequence genomic region:
- the LOC136477563 gene encoding serine/threonine-protein kinase Nek6-like, with product MEQYEVVEQIGRGAYGSAYLVLHKAERKRYVMKKIRLSKQNDKFQRTAYQEMSLMASLSNPYIVQYKDGWVDEGTSVCIVTSYCEGGDMAERIKKARGILFSEERVCRWFTQLLLALDYLHCNRVLHRDLKCSNILLTRDNNIRLADFGLAKLLMEDLASSVVGTPNYMCPEILVDIPYGYKSDIWSLGCCMFEILAHRPAFKATDMAALVNKINRSSVSPMPPIYSSALKQIVKSMLRKNPEHRPTAGELLRHPHLQPYLAESCSCSPIYLPVKPNKSNLVDKQPKKPSSGRKQPVKANGSNETLETAAEHTVEARDSSTNFSDVSTIGTQEALILQMPVDLDARSKEQQNSDVLSLQHAAENLMATTDRQIDATIRLKAIRTSNVKEEAPVTVSNQKFNEAPIPNEELTIGVVQEQKKDVKPRSYPPAKPELCDTTITEESSPISTLKLAHAESAPAEWDHLNIVQQRADALESLLELCAKLLEQERLDELAGVLRPFGEGAVSSRETAIWLTKSLMTPPKFGESPTKLL from the exons ATGGAGCAGTACGAGGTGGTGGAGCAGATCGGCCGGGGCGCATACGGCTCAGCTTACCTCGTCCTCCACAAGGCCGAGCGCAAGag GTACGTGATGAAGAAGATCCGCCTCTCCAAGCAGAACGATAAGTTCCAGCGGACCGCTTACCAGGAG ATGTCCCTGATGGCAAGCCTCAGCAACCCGTACATCGTCCAGTACAAGGACGGATGGGTGGACGAG GGGACCTCCGTCTGCATTGTCACAAGCTACTGCGAAGGAGGGGACAT GGCCGAGAGGATCAAGAAGGCAAGGGGCATCCTATTCTCAGAAGAG AGGGTGTGTCGGTGGTTCACGCAGTTGCTCCTCGCCCTTGACTACCTGCACTGCAACCGCGTGCTGCACCGTGATCTCAAG TGTTCCAACATTTTATTGACAAGGGATAACAATATCAGACTCG CTGATTTTGGGTTGGCGAAACTGCTCATGGAGGACCTTGCCTCGTCG GTTGTTGGAACCCCAAACTATATGTGCCCAGAAATACTAGTAGACATACCTTATGGATACAAATCCGATATATGGTCACTTG GTTGCTGTATGTTTGAGATTTTAGCACACCGTCCTGCATTTAAAGCTACA GACATGGCAGCATTAGTCAACAAAATAAATAGATCTTCAGTATCTCCAATGCCCCCGATATACTCATCAGCACT GAAGCAGATAGTGAAGAGCATGCTAAGGAAAAATCCAGAACATAGGCCTACT GCTGGGGAGCTGCTGAGGCATCCACATCTGCAACCATATCTGGCTGAATCGTGCAGCTGTTCACCAATCTATCTTCCAGTGAAACCCAACAAAAGTAACCTGGTAGACAAGCAACCAAAGAAGCCAAGCAGTGGCAGAAAGCAACCTGTCAAAGCTAATGGATCCAATGAAACATTAGAAACTGCAGCAGAGCACACTGTGGAAGCAAGAGACAGCTCCACGAACTTTTCAGACGTATCAACTATTGGTACCCAGGAAGCCTTGATTTTGCAAATGCCGGTGGATCTTGATGCCAGAAGCAAAGAACAGCAGAACAGTGATGTTCTATCACTTCAGCATGCAGCGGAGAACTTGATGGCGACAACTGATCGACAGATTGATGCGACCATACGTCTTAAAGCTATAAGAACCAGTAATGTAAAAGAGGAGGCCCCAGTCACTGTTTCAAATCAAAAGTTTAACGAAGCACCAATACCAAATGAGGAATTGACAATTGGAGTAGTGCAGGAACAAAAGAAGGATGTGAAGCCACGCTCTTATCCGCCAGCAAAACCAGAGTTGTGTGACACAACTATAACAGAGGAATCATCACCAATTAGCACACTAAAACTGGCACATGCAGAGAGTGCACCTGCGGAGTGGGATCATCTGAACATAGTTCAGCAGAGAGCCGATGCTCTGGAGTCACTCCTCGAGCTCTGCGCGAAGCTCCTGGAGCAGGAGAGGCTCGATGAGCTCGCAGGTGTTCTTCGGCCATTCGGTGAAGGAGCCGTGTCATCCAGAGAGACGGCAATATGGCTGACCAAGAGCCTGATGACTCCACCAAAGTTTGGAGAGTCCCCAACAAAGCTTCTGTAA
- the LOC136470200 gene encoding uncharacterized protein, translating into MGFLYGYLLEAKNEISKRFNNDRKKFEEVFHFIDKRWDSKLKTPLHRAGYYLNPFYYYQNKKDIEENESFRDGVHTKRRNRLLHDRMRDLVFVKFNSKLRQKKDNKDRDPLEKPVRDALEDEDNEWITGIKPTEVDPEQEGEIGASSQGVAAAPQGQEKRKGGNQTRKRKRFIPTTDEDDELSSSSSDGENDIDMASDSSFDSEAE; encoded by the exons ATGGGGTTCTTGTATGGGTATCTACTAGAGGCTAAGAATGAGATCTCTAAGAGGTTTAACAATGACAGGAAAAAGTTTGAGGAAGTTTTTCACTTCATTGACAAAAGGTGGGACAGTAAGCTAAAGACACCTTTACATAGGGCTGGTTACTACTTGAACCCTTTCTATTATTATCAAAACAAGAAGGATATAGAGGAGAATGAATCATTTAGAGATGGT GTCCACACAAAGAGACGCAACAGGCTACTTCATGACAGAATGAGGGATCTTGTGTTTGTCAAGTTCAACTCAAAACTGAGGCAAAAGAAGGACAACAAGGACAGGGATCCCCTTGAGAAACCTGTTCGTGATGCTTTAGAAGATGAAGACAATGAGTGGATCACTGGCATTAAGCCAACAGAAGTAGATCCAGAGCAGGAAGGAGAAATTGGAGCATCATCACAGGGAGTTGCAGCTGCACCTCAAGGACAAGAAAAAAGAAAGGGAGGTAACCAGaccaggaagaggaagaggttcaTCCCTACtactgatgaggatgatgagttaTCTAGTTCATCTTCTGATGGAGAAAATGACATTGATATGGCATCTGATTCTAGTTTTGATTCTGAGGCTGAATGA